One window of the Pseudomonas sihuiensis genome contains the following:
- a CDS encoding TIGR02647 family protein → MKSFTADLIDELEILALYNLDNHQEGLKVHNNASFKAQGAITRLHEKGLVSQADGGYLTSLGIDAAEHAQALLTILSTRQTTSA, encoded by the coding sequence ATGAAGTCATTCACCGCTGACCTGATCGACGAGCTGGAAATCCTCGCCCTGTACAACCTGGACAACCATCAGGAGGGGCTAAAGGTGCACAACAACGCCTCATTCAAGGCGCAAGGCGCCATCACCCGTCTTCACGAAAAAGGCCTGGTGAGCCAAGCCGACGGCGGCTATCTGACCAGCCTGGGCATCGATGCCGCCGAGCATGCGCAAGCCCTGTTGACCATTCTCTCGACCCGTCAGACCACCTCCGCTTAA
- a CDS encoding substrate-binding periplasmic protein → MACQSTRTLALLVFTLCLSGACIARAETPRIGAEDDWYPYTALRNDRIEGMSADIVRAAFSASDTSVELTPYPYSRCMELARSGSLAGCFNTTPDAHIRAEFLLPQEVLFSDDILLWGHAGDAAIDDLDAIRGKRVAVTIGYTYGEYFDSYADIQRIAVRRDINGFRMLQRGRVDYVIAFRGTTDALLRDNPELVGQFKALTRVHRPRLYLTFSRHHPRAAALLRDFDAGMRQIRQDGTYQRILGNWQLSDGQSAAHGSTLQERHNNKTESP, encoded by the coding sequence ATGGCCTGTCAGTCGACTCGAACTCTCGCTCTGCTTGTCTTCACGCTCTGCTTGAGCGGAGCGTGCATTGCTCGAGCCGAAACGCCGCGTATTGGTGCCGAGGATGACTGGTACCCCTACACCGCTCTGCGCAATGACAGGATCGAGGGCATGTCGGCAGACATAGTCCGCGCCGCTTTCAGTGCCAGCGACACGTCCGTCGAGCTGACGCCCTACCCCTATTCGCGCTGCATGGAGCTGGCACGTTCAGGCAGCCTGGCAGGCTGCTTCAACACCACGCCTGACGCGCACATCCGCGCGGAGTTCCTGTTACCGCAAGAGGTGCTGTTCAGCGACGATATTCTGCTCTGGGGCCATGCAGGGGACGCGGCAATAGATGACCTGGACGCGATCCGTGGCAAACGCGTGGCAGTCACCATCGGCTATACCTACGGCGAGTACTTCGACAGCTATGCAGATATCCAGCGCATTGCGGTACGGCGAGATATCAATGGCTTTCGCATGCTGCAGCGTGGGCGCGTGGACTACGTCATCGCCTTTCGCGGCACCACCGACGCACTGCTGCGCGACAACCCCGAACTGGTCGGCCAATTCAAGGCGCTAACGAGGGTACATCGCCCGCGACTCTACTTGACCTTCTCCCGCCACCATCCACGGGCTGCTGCCTTGCTGCGCGACTTCGACGCAGGCATGCGACAGATCAGGCAGGATGGTACCTATCAACGAATTCTCGGCAACTGGCAGCTCAGCGATGGGCAGAGCGCGGCACATGGCTCTACACTGCAAGAGCGCCATAACAACAAGACGGAGTCACCATGA
- a CDS encoding endo alpha-1,4 polygalactosaminidase: MRTLLALLSVIAPALTAATPVTIPVNASWHMQLDGKLQTPNRLVYDIDLYDTSKQTITNLKAGGRIVICYFSAGTWEDWRSDAQAYPTAALGKALPDWPGERWLDYRRDDVRQLLAKRLDLAVDKGCDAVDPDNVDGYSNDNGLSLTEAEQIDFNRWLASEAHSRDLSIGLKNAVELLPELGDYFDFAINESCYRYNECDGYSHMRSQGKPIFIAEYRTLNTSLCSRAANSGFRLQFFKVSLKGVGVPCD, encoded by the coding sequence ATGCGCACACTCCTTGCACTGCTCAGCGTTATCGCCCCGGCACTGACAGCGGCGACACCGGTCACCATTCCCGTCAATGCATCCTGGCATATGCAGCTCGATGGCAAACTGCAAACACCCAATCGCCTGGTCTATGACATCGACCTGTACGACACATCCAAGCAAACCATCACCAATCTCAAGGCGGGTGGCCGTATCGTCATCTGCTATTTCAGCGCGGGCACCTGGGAAGACTGGCGCAGCGACGCTCAGGCCTACCCCACGGCGGCGCTGGGCAAAGCATTGCCTGATTGGCCTGGCGAGCGTTGGCTCGACTATCGCCGTGACGATGTACGCCAACTGCTCGCCAAACGCCTGGACCTGGCCGTCGACAAGGGCTGCGACGCTGTCGATCCGGACAACGTGGACGGCTACAGCAATGACAATGGCCTGAGCCTGACGGAAGCCGAGCAAATAGACTTCAACCGCTGGCTGGCCAGCGAGGCGCATAGCCGCGACCTGAGCATCGGTCTGAAGAATGCCGTGGAACTGCTGCCTGAGCTTGGCGACTACTTCGACTTTGCCATCAACGAGAGCTGCTATCGCTACAACGAATGCGACGGTTACAGTCACATGCGCAGCCAGGGCAAACCGATCTTCATCGCCGAATACCGCACCCTCAATACGAGTCTTTGCAGTCGAGCCGCGAACTCGGGCTTTCGTCTGCAATTCTTCAAAGTCAGCCTGAAGGGCGTTGGCGTCCCCTGCGACTGA
- a CDS encoding GNAT family N-acetyltransferase produces MPLHIRPATPDDAELILRFITDLAIYEKAEHEVKTDAAGIRDSLFAEGSTAHGLICENDGQPIGYAVYFFNYSTWLGKHGLYLEDLYVSPEARGLGAGKALLRHLAQLAVARGCGRFEWSVLDWNTPAIDFYESFGARPQSEWTTYRLTGQALLDFAAG; encoded by the coding sequence ATGCCTTTGCACATCCGCCCCGCCACCCCTGACGACGCCGAGCTGATCCTGCGTTTCATCACCGACCTGGCCATCTACGAAAAGGCCGAGCATGAGGTGAAGACCGATGCTGCCGGTATCCGCGATAGCCTGTTCGCCGAAGGCAGCACTGCCCACGGTCTGATCTGCGAGAACGACGGCCAGCCCATTGGCTATGCCGTGTACTTCTTCAACTACTCCACCTGGCTGGGCAAGCACGGCCTTTACCTGGAGGACCTCTACGTCAGCCCCGAGGCTCGCGGACTGGGCGCCGGCAAGGCGCTGCTGCGCCACCTGGCACAACTGGCCGTGGCGAGAGGCTGCGGTCGCTTCGAGTGGTCGGTGCTGGACTGGAACACCCCGGCGATCGACTTCTACGAATCCTTCGGCGCCCGTCCGCAGAGCGAATGGACGACCTATCGCCTCACCGGCCAGGCCTTGCTGGACTTCGCCGCAGGCTGA
- a CDS encoding sn-glycerol-3-phosphate transporter has translation MRYTLPTTLLLSLLATSAVATEHDYWQVQTSVYTRHYHPEPDHNNHQRLIGLERGYASGNLWGGAVFRNSFDQSSQYAYVGRRFDSNRHPFYAKLTGGLLHGYRGEYRDKIPLNHLGVAPAIIPSLGVQSHGMAAELVLLGNAALMVNLGLRL, from the coding sequence ATGCGTTACACACTCCCAACGACCTTGCTACTCAGCCTGCTGGCAACATCAGCAGTCGCGACCGAACACGACTACTGGCAAGTACAGACGAGCGTCTACACGCGGCACTACCACCCCGAGCCCGATCACAACAATCACCAGCGCCTGATTGGCCTGGAACGTGGTTATGCGTCCGGCAACCTCTGGGGCGGCGCAGTCTTTCGCAACTCGTTCGACCAGAGTTCGCAGTACGCCTATGTAGGCCGCCGCTTCGACAGTAACCGCCACCCGTTCTACGCCAAGCTGACCGGCGGCCTGTTACATGGTTATCGCGGTGAGTATCGCGACAAGATCCCTCTCAATCATCTGGGTGTAGCACCCGCGATCATTCCTTCGTTGGGCGTGCAGAGCCACGGCATGGCAGCGGAGCTGGTACTGCTGGGCAACGCCGCGCTTATGGTCAACCTCGGCCTGCGCCTTTGA
- the argH gene encoding argininosuccinate lyase encodes MSSEKTNQSWGGRFSEPVDAFVARFTASVEFDKRLYRHDIMGSIAHASMLAKVGVLSDAERDAIIDGLKQIQGEIEAGQFDWRVDLEDVHMNIEARLTDRIGVTGKKLHTGRSRNDQVATDIRLWLRDEIDIILAEITRLQQGLLGLAEAEADTIMPGFTHLQTAQPVTFGHHLLAWFEMLSRDYERLVDCRKRTNRMPLGSAALAGTTYPIQREITAQLLGFDAVGGNSLDGVSDRDFAIEFCAAASLAMMHLSRFSEELVLWTSAQFQFIDLPDRFCTGSSIMPQKKNPDVPELVRGKTGRVFGALTGLLTLMKGQPLAYNKDNQEDKEPLFDAADTLRDSLRAFADMVPAIKPKREIMREAALRGFSTATDLADYLVRKGLPFRDCHEIVGHAVKYGVDSGKDLAEMSLDELRQFSDQIDDDVFAVLTLEGSVNARNHIGGTAPNQVRAAVVRGRKLLATR; translated from the coding sequence ATGAGCAGCGAAAAAACCAACCAATCCTGGGGCGGCCGCTTCAGCGAACCTGTCGACGCCTTCGTCGCCCGCTTCACCGCCTCGGTCGAATTCGACAAGCGCCTGTACCGCCACGACATCATGGGCTCCATCGCCCACGCCAGCATGCTGGCCAAGGTCGGCGTCCTCAGCGATGCCGAGCGTGACGCCATCATTGATGGGCTCAAGCAGATCCAGGGTGAGATCGAAGCCGGCCAGTTCGACTGGCGCGTCGATCTGGAAGACGTGCACATGAACATCGAAGCGCGTCTGACCGACCGCATCGGCGTTACTGGCAAGAAGCTGCACACCGGTCGTTCGCGCAACGATCAAGTGGCCACCGATATCCGCCTGTGGCTGCGCGACGAAATCGACATCATCCTCGCCGAGATCACTCGCCTGCAGCAGGGCCTGCTGGGATTGGCCGAAGCCGAAGCGGACACCATCATGCCGGGGTTCACCCACCTGCAGACCGCCCAGCCGGTGACCTTCGGTCATCATCTGCTGGCCTGGTTCGAGATGCTGTCGCGCGATTACGAACGCCTGGTCGACTGCCGCAAGCGCACCAACCGCATGCCGCTGGGCTCGGCGGCGCTGGCCGGCACCACCTACCCGATCCAGCGCGAAATCACTGCACAACTGCTGGGTTTCGACGCCGTTGGCGGCAACTCGCTGGACGGTGTATCGGACCGCGACTTCGCCATCGAATTCTGCGCTGCCGCCTCGCTGGCGATGATGCACCTGTCGCGCTTCTCCGAAGAGCTGGTGCTGTGGACATCCGCCCAGTTCCAGTTCATCGACCTGCCGGATCGCTTCTGCACTGGCTCCTCGATCATGCCGCAGAAGAAGAACCCGGACGTGCCGGAGCTGGTGCGTGGCAAGACCGGCCGCGTGTTCGGTGCCCTGACCGGCCTGTTGACCCTGATGAAAGGCCAGCCGCTGGCCTACAACAAGGACAATCAGGAAGACAAGGAACCGCTGTTCGACGCCGCCGACACCCTGCGCGACAGCCTGCGCGCCTTCGCTGACATGGTCCCGGCGATCAAGCCCAAGCGCGAGATCATGCGCGAAGCCGCGCTGCGCGGTTTCTCCACCGCCACCGACCTGGCCGATTACCTGGTACGCAAGGGCCTGCCCTTCCGCGACTGCCACGAGATCGTCGGCCACGCCGTGAAGTACGGCGTCGACAGCGGCAAGGACCTGGCCGAGATGAGCCTGGACGAGCTGCGCCAGTTCAGCGACCAGATCGATGATGACGTGTTCGCCGTGCTGACCCTGGAAGGCTCGGTGAACGCCCGCAACCATATCGGTGGCACGGCGCCGAACCAGGTGCGTGCCGCCGTGGTGCGTGGCCGCAAACTTCTCGCTACTCGCTGA
- a CDS encoding sensor histidine kinase: MHRQSSTKNKYNAAIDDFFVPELCQPEALLSMVLLAELLVLVLVLAEPMTPGFDWVRLALTSLFVQWIVLLSAAVLCRLRPLLARLRPALAGGLCCALVVLLTLGCTAVADYYELGGPLPRSGEVNLYLRHALISLIMSALLLRYFYLQSQWRRQEQAELRARIESLQARIRPHFLFNSLNSIASLVTLDPYKAEQAVLDLSDLFRASLAKPGTLVPWKEELELAKRYLSIEHYRLGERLQLQWEVEGVPEDLPIPQLTLQPLLENALIYGIAPRIEGGLVRVEADYQDGVFSLCVSNPYEERGEQHPSRGTQQALSNIDARLAALFGPRASLSVERRDGRHYSCLRYPCARLTQEARAI; the protein is encoded by the coding sequence ATGCACAGACAATCCTCTACCAAGAACAAATACAACGCCGCTATCGACGACTTCTTCGTCCCGGAACTGTGTCAGCCCGAAGCGCTGCTGAGCATGGTGCTGTTGGCCGAGTTGCTGGTATTGGTATTGGTGCTCGCCGAACCGATGACGCCGGGGTTCGACTGGGTACGCCTGGCCCTGACTTCACTGTTCGTGCAGTGGATCGTGCTGCTGTCGGCTGCTGTGCTCTGCCGCTTGCGGCCGCTGCTGGCACGTCTGCGTCCCGCGTTGGCTGGGGGGCTGTGCTGCGCGCTGGTGGTGCTGCTGACCCTGGGTTGTACGGCGGTGGCCGACTATTACGAGCTGGGTGGGCCGCTGCCGCGCAGTGGTGAAGTGAATCTTTATCTGCGTCATGCGTTGATCAGCCTGATCATGTCCGCACTGCTGCTACGCTATTTCTATCTGCAGAGCCAATGGCGTCGGCAGGAGCAGGCCGAGCTGCGTGCGCGGATCGAATCGTTACAAGCGCGGATTCGCCCGCACTTTCTGTTCAACAGCCTCAACAGCATCGCCAGCCTGGTCACGCTCGATCCTTACAAGGCCGAGCAGGCGGTGCTGGATCTGTCCGATCTGTTTCGCGCCAGCCTGGCCAAACCTGGCACGCTGGTGCCGTGGAAGGAGGAACTGGAACTGGCGAAACGATATCTATCGATCGAGCACTATCGGCTCGGCGAGCGACTACAGTTGCAGTGGGAGGTCGAAGGTGTGCCGGAGGATCTGCCGATTCCCCAGCTGACCCTGCAGCCTCTGTTGGAGAATGCGCTGATCTATGGCATCGCGCCGCGTATCGAAGGCGGCCTGGTGCGGGTCGAGGCGGATTACCAGGATGGTGTGTTCAGCTTGTGTGTCAGCAATCCGTATGAAGAGCGGGGCGAGCAGCATCCGTCACGGGGAACGCAGCAAGCGCTGAGTAATATCGATGCGCGCCTGGCGGCACTTTTTGGGCCGCGCGCGAGTCTCAGCGTGGAGCGCCGTGACGGCCGTCATTACAGCTGTCTACGCTATCCTTGTGCGAGACTCACGCAGGAAGCCAGAGCAATATGA
- a CDS encoding LytR/AlgR family response regulator transcription factor: MNVLIVDDEPLARERLSRMVGELEGYRVLEPAASNGEEALTLIDSLKPDVVLLDIRMPGLDGLQVAAKLCEREAPPAVIFCTAHDEFALEAFQVSAVGYLVKPVRPESLSEALKKAERPNRVQLAALTRPAAETGGGPRTHISARTRKGIELIPLDHVVYFIADHKYVTLRHEGGEVLLDEPLKALEDEFGDRFVRIHRNALVARERIERLQRTPLGHFQLFLKGLDGDSLVVSRRHVAGVRKLMQSL; the protein is encoded by the coding sequence ATGAATGTCCTGATCGTCGATGACGAACCCCTTGCCCGCGAGCGCCTGAGCCGCATGGTCGGTGAGCTCGAGGGTTACCGGGTCCTGGAGCCCGCCGCCAGCAATGGCGAGGAAGCCCTGACCCTGATTGATAGCCTCAAGCCGGATGTGGTCCTGCTGGATATCCGCATGCCCGGCCTCGACGGCCTGCAGGTGGCTGCCAAATTGTGCGAGCGCGAAGCGCCGCCAGCGGTGATCTTTTGCACGGCGCATGATGAGTTCGCTCTGGAAGCCTTCCAGGTCAGTGCAGTGGGCTATCTGGTCAAACCGGTGCGCCCTGAGAGCCTGAGCGAAGCGCTGAAAAAGGCCGAGCGGCCCAATCGTGTGCAGTTGGCCGCCCTGACTCGTCCCGCAGCTGAGACTGGCGGTGGCCCGCGTACCCATATCAGTGCCCGTACCCGCAAGGGCATCGAGCTGATTCCGCTGGATCACGTGGTCTACTTCATCGCTGACCACAAATACGTCACCCTGCGTCACGAGGGTGGTGAAGTCCTGCTGGATGAGCCGTTGAAGGCGCTGGAAGACGAGTTCGGTGATCGCTTCGTGCGCATCCATCGCAATGCGCTGGTGGCGCGCGAGCGTATCGAGCGCCTGCAGCGCACCCCGCTCGGCCACTTTCAACTGTTCCTCAAAGGTCTGGACGGCGACTCGCTGGTGGTCAGCCGCCGTCATGTGGCCGGTGTACGCAAACTGATGCAGTCTCTATAA
- the hemC gene encoding hydroxymethylbilane synthase — MSREIRIATRKSALALWQAEHVKARLEQAHPGLKVSLVPMVSRGDKLLDAPLAKIGGKGLFVKELETALLENEADIAVHSMKDVPMDFPEGLGLYCICEREDPRDAFVSNTYSSLDALPAGSVVGTSSLRRQAQLLARRPDLKIQFLRGNVNTRLAKLDAGEYDAIILAAAGLIRLGFEDRIRSSISAEDSLPAGGQGAVGIECRSADSDVHALLAPLHHRDTALRVTAERALNKHLNGGCQVPIACYALLEDDQLWLRGLVGQPDGGLLLRAEDRAASSDAEALGVRVAEALLAQGADAILQAVYGEAGHP, encoded by the coding sequence ATGTCCCGCGAAATTCGCATCGCCACCCGTAAGAGCGCCTTGGCCCTGTGGCAGGCCGAACATGTCAAAGCCCGCCTGGAACAGGCTCATCCCGGTCTGAAGGTCAGCCTGGTGCCCATGGTCAGCCGCGGCGACAAGCTGCTCGACGCGCCGCTGGCGAAGATCGGTGGCAAGGGCCTGTTCGTCAAGGAGCTGGAAACCGCACTGCTGGAAAACGAGGCCGACATTGCCGTGCACTCGATGAAGGACGTGCCGATGGACTTTCCCGAAGGGCTGGGCCTGTACTGCATTTGCGAGCGTGAAGACCCGCGCGACGCCTTCGTCTCCAACACCTACTCCAGCCTTGATGCATTGCCCGCCGGCAGCGTGGTCGGTACTTCCAGTCTGCGCCGTCAGGCTCAATTGTTGGCGCGCCGGCCTGACCTGAAAATCCAGTTCCTGCGCGGCAACGTCAATACCCGCCTGGCCAAGCTCGATGCCGGCGAGTACGACGCCATCATCCTCGCCGCAGCCGGCCTGATCCGCCTGGGGTTCGAGGATCGTATCCGCAGTTCGATCAGCGCCGAGGACAGCCTGCCGGCCGGCGGCCAGGGCGCCGTGGGCATCGAGTGCCGCAGTGCCGACAGCGACGTGCATGCCTTGCTGGCGCCGCTGCATCACCGTGACACCGCGCTACGTGTCACCGCCGAGCGCGCGCTGAACAAGCACCTCAATGGCGGCTGCCAGGTCCCTATCGCCTGCTATGCCCTGCTCGAAGATGATCAGCTGTGGCTGCGCGGCCTGGTCGGCCAACCTGACGGCGGCCTGTTGCTGCGCGCCGAAGATCGCGCCGCCAGTAGCGATGCCGAGGCTCTGGGGGTGCGTGTCGCCGAGGCGCTGCTGGCGCAGGGGGCCGATGCCATTCTCCAGGCCGTCTATGGTGAGGCCGGTCACCCTTGA
- a CDS encoding uroporphyrinogen-III synthase, translated as MSVWRLLLTRPAEDCAALAQTLAAQGVVSHCMPLLAIEALDETPEQRSAFADLQRYCAVIVVSKPAARIGLQLLAQHGAPTPDLPWFSVGAATAAVLAEQGLGVHFPDLGDDSEALLALPALQQAIAAPAPRVLILRGEGGREFLAERLRSQGVSVDYLPLYRRVLPQYAPGELSRQVQAERLNGLVVSSGQGFEHLLQLAGDDWPALARLPLFVPSPRVAEQARAAGAQIVVDCRGASAAALQAALEQFPAAAL; from the coding sequence TTGAGCGTTTGGCGCCTGTTGCTGACGCGTCCTGCCGAGGATTGTGCGGCGCTGGCGCAGACCCTGGCTGCGCAGGGTGTCGTCAGCCACTGCATGCCGCTGCTGGCCATCGAGGCACTGGACGAGACACCCGAGCAGCGCAGCGCCTTTGCCGATTTGCAGCGTTACTGCGCGGTGATCGTGGTCAGCAAGCCGGCAGCCCGAATTGGCCTGCAGCTCTTGGCGCAGCATGGGGCGCCGACGCCTGATCTGCCCTGGTTCAGTGTCGGCGCGGCTACCGCTGCGGTACTCGCCGAGCAAGGCTTGGGCGTACATTTTCCCGACTTGGGCGATGACAGCGAGGCGTTGCTCGCTCTGCCTGCACTGCAGCAGGCCATCGCGGCACCTGCACCGCGCGTGCTGATCCTGCGTGGCGAAGGTGGCCGAGAATTCCTCGCCGAGCGCTTGCGCAGCCAAGGTGTGAGCGTCGACTATCTGCCACTGTATCGCCGTGTGCTGCCGCAGTACGCGCCGGGCGAGCTGAGCCGACAAGTGCAAGCGGAACGCCTGAATGGCTTGGTTGTCAGCAGTGGGCAGGGTTTCGAACATCTGCTGCAGCTAGCCGGCGATGACTGGCCGGCGTTGGCTCGGCTACCCTTGTTCGTACCCAGCCCGCGCGTCGCCGAACAGGCCCGCGCTGCGGGTGCCCAGATCGTTGTGGACTGTCGCGGCGCCAGTGCCGCGGCCTTGCAGGCAGCTTTGGAGCAGTTTCCGGCTGCCGCCCTCTAA
- a CDS encoding uroporphyrinogen-III C-methyltransferase, which yields MSEASTPNTPEEKPASEAVKSTPAPPPVKAPRSGAGSGLAAFALLIGLAGAGAGGWSLWQLHEMQGRDQQQAEDLQSTRDDSAKQVSDLSRQLDKRLSELPSASELDERRRLLANLQSDQQRLSQRLESVLDGSRQDWRLDEAEHLLRLATLRLSALQDVASAEALVAAADDILREQDDPAAFAAREQLSRSLEALRTTERPDRVGLFLQLGALREQAATLNPLAPTFEGQGDVLSDLAAEGDGSAWWSEWAKKLSEYFRIEFDADRNVRPLLSGQSLSQVRLSLSLALEQAQWAALHGQTGVYKQSLKQAEEILDAHFNLDNPDSRALRQRFGELADASIEVKVPDLSDSLDALQAYLQRKQAQRRQGAAAAEEAQ from the coding sequence GTGAGCGAAGCATCCACCCCGAACACGCCAGAAGAAAAACCGGCCAGCGAAGCCGTGAAATCCACACCTGCACCGCCACCGGTGAAGGCACCACGCAGTGGCGCTGGCAGCGGCCTTGCCGCATTCGCCTTGCTGATTGGCCTGGCTGGCGCCGGTGCTGGCGGTTGGAGCCTCTGGCAACTGCATGAAATGCAGGGCAGGGACCAGCAGCAGGCCGAAGACCTGCAAAGCACCCGCGACGACAGTGCCAAGCAAGTGTCTGACTTGTCCCGGCAACTGGATAAGCGTCTCTCCGAGTTACCCAGTGCCAGCGAGCTGGACGAGCGCCGTCGCCTGCTGGCCAATCTGCAGAGCGATCAGCAGCGCCTGAGTCAGCGCCTGGAAAGCGTGCTCGATGGTAGCCGCCAGGATTGGCGCCTGGACGAGGCCGAACACCTGCTGCGCTTGGCCACCTTGAGATTGTCTGCGCTGCAGGACGTCGCCAGTGCCGAGGCACTGGTGGCGGCTGCCGATGACATTCTTCGCGAACAGGACGACCCTGCCGCCTTTGCTGCCCGCGAGCAGCTCAGCCGTAGTCTCGAAGCCCTGCGCACCACCGAGCGCCCGGATCGCGTCGGCCTGTTCCTGCAGCTGGGCGCCTTGCGTGAGCAGGCCGCTACCCTCAATCCACTGGCGCCGACCTTCGAAGGGCAGGGTGACGTGCTCTCCGACCTGGCAGCCGAAGGCGACGGCAGTGCCTGGTGGAGCGAGTGGGCGAAGAAGCTTTCGGAGTACTTCCGTATCGAGTTCGACGCCGATCGCAACGTGCGTCCGCTGCTGTCCGGGCAAAGCCTGTCGCAGGTGCGCCTGAGCCTTTCGCTGGCGCTGGAACAGGCGCAATGGGCCGCGCTGCATGGTCAGACCGGTGTGTACAAGCAGTCGCTGAAACAGGCCGAGGAAATCCTCGATGCCCACTTCAACCTGGACAACCCGGACAGTCGTGCCCTGCGCCAGCGCTTCGGCGAGCTGGCCGATGCCAGCATCGAGGTCAAGGTGCCGGACCTGAGCGACTCGCTCGATGCGCTGCAGGCCTACCTGCAACGTAAACAGGCGCAACGTCGGCAGGGGGCCGCGGCGGCCGAGGAGGCGCAATGA
- a CDS encoding heme biosynthesis HemY N-terminal domain-containing protein gives MRRLIWLLLLLAIAAGLYLLSLAIEADRGYVLFAYQGFRYQSGLWAFLGLLVVVVVLYYLVKWTLRLLLSSTRLANPWSRLHRNRRVRLASEQGMLDLAEGRWARAQRQLTRAAEADSQPLMYYLGAARAASKLGDHEQSDALLERALNKQPQAELAIALTHAELQRNRGDSDAALETLQAMRERHPGHHLVLRQLQRLYLQRQDWSALLGLLPELRKEKALPAAELDELERETWRGRLADAGLAGQGHGETALQPLTQAWQQLSAPLRQEPELIATYVEQLRRLGAQEEAEEVLRSALKRGYDSRLARFYGVLRGADPARQLQTAELWLKQHPQDPALLLTLGRLSLQNQLWGKARDYFETSLKLERHPETCAELARLLAQLGELERSNQLLLESLGLLHQGLPPLPQPQGVTA, from the coding sequence ATGAGACGCCTGATCTGGCTCCTGTTATTGCTGGCCATCGCCGCCGGGCTGTATCTGCTCAGTCTGGCCATCGAGGCTGATCGCGGTTATGTGCTGTTCGCCTACCAGGGCTTTCGCTATCAGTCCGGCCTGTGGGCATTCCTTGGCCTGCTGGTGGTCGTGGTGGTGCTGTACTACCTGGTCAAGTGGACACTGCGTTTGTTGCTCAGCTCGACACGGCTGGCCAACCCCTGGTCGCGTCTGCATCGCAACCGCCGTGTGCGCCTGGCTTCCGAGCAGGGCATGCTCGACCTGGCCGAAGGTCGCTGGGCGCGTGCCCAGCGTCAACTGACCCGTGCCGCCGAAGCCGACAGTCAGCCATTGATGTATTACCTCGGCGCTGCTCGTGCCGCTAGCAAGCTTGGCGATCACGAGCAGAGCGACGCATTGCTCGAACGCGCACTGAACAAGCAACCCCAGGCCGAACTGGCGATTGCCCTGACTCACGCCGAGCTGCAGCGTAACCGCGGCGACAGCGACGCGGCACTGGAAACCCTGCAGGCCATGCGTGAACGCCACCCAGGCCATCACCTGGTGCTGCGACAATTGCAGCGTCTGTATCTGCAGCGCCAGGACTGGTCGGCACTGCTTGGCTTGCTGCCCGAGTTGCGCAAGGAAAAGGCGCTGCCCGCCGCAGAACTCGACGAGCTGGAGCGCGAAACCTGGCGTGGTCGCCTGGCCGATGCCGGACTGGCTGGCCAGGGCCATGGCGAAACTGCACTTCAGCCGCTGACGCAAGCCTGGCAGCAGCTTTCCGCGCCACTGCGTCAGGAGCCTGAGCTGATCGCCACCTATGTCGAGCAACTGCGTCGACTGGGCGCGCAGGAAGAAGCCGAGGAAGTGCTGCGCAGCGCGCTCAAACGTGGTTACGACAGCCGTCTGGCGCGCTTCTACGGTGTGCTGCGTGGCGCCGACCCGGCGCGTCAGCTGCAAACGGCCGAACTCTGGCTCAAGCAGCATCCGCAGGATCCTGCCCTGTTGTTGACCCTGGGCCGTCTGAGCCTGCAGAACCAGTTGTGGGGCAAGGCGCGAGACTATTTCGAGACCAGTCTGAAGCTCGAGCGCCACCCGGAAACCTGCGCCGAGCTGGCGCGTCTGCTGGCGCAATTGGGCGAGTTGGAACGCAGCAATCAGCTGTTGCTGGAGAGCCTCGGCCTGTTGCATCAGGGCTTGCCACCGCTGCCGCAACCGCAGGGCGTGACAGCCTGA